In one window of Brachyhypopomus gauderio isolate BG-103 chromosome 16, BGAUD_0.2, whole genome shotgun sequence DNA:
- the pde9ac gene encoding high affinity cGMP-specific 3',5'-cyclic phosphodiesterase 9A, translating into MGSSSSSYAPKAVYLDVDGKIQKVLFSRHCSPRDIKELLCSSSNIARNTDIMLINPEGALVSIDPTMPTNSPSSLYKVVPLSGGQLGEKEETFQNVLSQVAEQFGRAFKIDELKTEITNRLALLEKRVQLEGLKVVEIERCKDDLKKLRDEMNSKAGGRVNCPCKYNFSEDGKKLTPRRDVPSYPKYTLSQETIEALKKPTFDVWHWEHNEMLSCLEHMYHDLGLVKEFNMNPIILKRWLLAIQENYRNNPFHNFRHCFCVSQMMYGMIHLCDLQDKLTLTDLGVLMTAAVCHDLDHPGYNNTYQINARTDLAVRYNDISPLENHHCAVAFQILTLPECNIFANMDAEAFKELRQAIITLILATDMVRHGEILDSFKHKVDNFDFSNKEHVTCLKMLLIKCCDISNEVRPTEVSEPWVDCLLEEYFMQSDREKSEGLPVASFMDRDKVTKPTAQIGFIKFVLIPMFETVMKLFPQIEEIMVQPLRDSRDHYEELKQIDDAMSEVDHPPLLLTAYSLHMNNKNS; encoded by the exons ATGGGCTCCAGCTCTTCATCCTACGCCCCCAAAGCCGTCTACCTGGACGTGGACGGCAAAATACAGAAG GTCCTTTTCAGTCGCCACTGCAGTCCAAGGGACATTAAAGAACTGCTCTGTTCCTCTTCCAACATCGCCAG GAACACAGATATAATGCTCATCAATCCTGAGGGGGCGCTGGTGTCTATCGATCCTACCATGCCAACCAACTCCCCCAG TTCACTGTACAAAGTTGTGCCTCTATCGGGCGGACAGCTGGGAG AGAAAGAAGAAACGTTCCAGAACGTGTTATCGCAGGTGGCAGAGCAGTTCGGCAG gGCCTTCAAGATCGACGAACTGAAGACTGAAATAACAAACAGGCTGGCTTTGCTGGAGAAGAGAGTGCAGT TAGAGGGCCTGAAGGTTGTGGAGATTGAGAGGTGTAAGGACGACCTGAAGAAGCTCAGGGATGAGATGAACTCTAAAGCAGGAGGACG AGTGAACTGCCCATGTAAGTACAACTTCTCGGAAGACGGAAAGAAATTAACCCCCAGACGCGATGTCCCCAGCTACCCAAAG TACACGCTGTCTCAGGAGACGATTGAAGCTCTGAAGAAACCAACCTTTGATGTCTGGCACTGGGAACACAATGAA ATGCTGAGTTGTCTGGAGCACATGTACCATGACCTTGGCCTGGTGAAGGAGTTCAACATGAACCCCATCATTCTCAAACGCTGGCTG CTTGCCATTCAGGAGAATTACCGTAACAACCCATTCCATAACTTCCGCCATTGCTTCTGTGTCAGTCAGATGATGTACGGCATGATACACCTGTGTGACCTTCAG GACAAGCTCACACTGACCGATCTGGGCGTTTTAATGACTGCTGCAGTGTGCCATGACCTGGACCATCCAGGATACAACAACAC GTACCAGATAAACGCCCGTACAGATCTAGCGGTGCGCTACAACGACATCTCTCCTCTGGAGAACCACCACTGCGCCGTGGCCTTCCAGATCCTCACGCTCCCCGAGTGCAACATCTTTGCCAACATGGATGCTGAAGCCTTCAAAGAATTACGCCAG GCCATCATTACGCTGATTCTGGCGACAGATATGGTCCGGCACGGGGAGATCCTGGACTccttcaagcacaaagtggacaaCTTTGACTTCAGCAACAAGGAGCATGTGACCTGT ctgAAGATGCTCCTGATTAAGTGCTGTGACATTTCCAACGAAGTGCGCCCCACGGAGGTGTCAGAGCCATGGGTGGACTGTCTGCTGGAGGAGTACTTCATGCAG AGTGACCGAGAGAAGTCGGAGGGTCTGCCCGTCGCTTCCTTTATGGACAGAGACAAAGTGACCAAGCCCACTGCCCAGATCGGCTTCATTAAGTTCGTTCTCATCCCCATGTTTGAAACGGTCATGAAG CTCTTCCCACAGATTGAGGAGATCATGGTCCAGCCCCTACGGGACTCCCGGGACCACTATGAAGAGCTGAAGCAGATAGATGATGCCATGTCTGAGGTAGACCATCCTCCACTACTCCTTACAGCCTACAGCCTTCATATGAATAATAAAAATTCATGA